A single genomic interval of Anopheles darlingi chromosome X, idAnoDarlMG_H_01, whole genome shotgun sequence harbors:
- the LOC125960085 gene encoding general odorant-binding protein 99a-like, whose translation MQLFVAILALTLAVASGEFVVQTREDLLSYRAECVKSLGVSDELVEKYKSWNFPEDDTTQCYIKCIFNKMQLFDDATGPIVDNLVVQLAHGRDADEVRAEIVKCAGSNTDGNVCHWAFRGFQCFQKNNLSLIKASVKKD comes from the exons ATGCAGCTGTTTGTCGCAATTCTCGCCCTCACACTCGCAGTG GCTAGTGGCGAGTTCGTGGTGCAGACGCGTGAGGATCTGCTGAGCTACCGGGCCGAGTGCGTCAAGTCGCTCGGTGTGTCGGACGAGCTGGTGGAGAAGTACAAATCGTGGAACTTCCCGGAGGACGACACGACCCAGTGCTACATCAAGTGCATCTTCAACAAGATGCAGCTGTTCGACGACGCGACCGGCCCGATCGTGGACAACCTGGTGGTGCAGCTGGCCCATGGCCGCGATGCGGACGAGGTGCGCGCCGAAATCGTCAAGTGCGCCGGCAGCAACACGGACGGTAACGTGTGCCACTGGGCGTTCCGTGGTTTCCAGTGCTTCCAGAAGAACAACCTGTCGCTCATCAAGGCGAGCGTGAAAAAGGATTAG